CGGCGATTGCGCCGCCGAACAAGACCGCCTAACAACCCGGGCGACACGGGACAGAAGGACGAATCCGAATGCAGGACGATCAGGCCTATGGCGTCGCCGCCGACGAGCTGCGCCAGTTCATCGAACAGTTCGAACAGCTGGAGGCCGAGAAGAAGGACATCAGCGAACGCCAGAAGGAGGTCATGGCCGAGGCCAAGGCCCGCGGCTACGACACCAAGGTGATGAAGAAGATCGTGGCCCTGCGAAAGCGCCACCGCGACGACATCGCCGAGGAGGAGGCCATCCTGGACATGTACAAGGCCGCCCTGGGCATGGCCTGACCCCCGGGCAGGTTACGCGGGGGTCGGGCGCCCGTCAGGGCAGCAGGAATTCGACCCCCGGCATGACCGCGATCTCGGCCACGTCGCTGCGGTAATGGGCGGTGACCTCGTCGACCAGGTCCTGGCTCCAGCCGGGCAGGGCGATCTCCTGGTCCAGCATGCCGGGCAGGGCATGGGCCTCCAGCACCTGGGCATAGAGCTGGCGGCGCTGCGCGATGTCCATGCGGTCGCGCCCCGCCATCGCGTCGCGCAGCCGCGCGATCCCCGCATCCCCCAGCAGGTCGTGCATGTAGAGCAGGCCCCCCGACAAGGGCGCCTCGGGCGGCAGGGCGCCGGCCAGGCGCACCACCTCGGGCCAGATCAGCGGCACGTCCTCGTGGCACCACATCACCACGCGCCGCCCCTGGGCCGCGCGCATCAGCCGCTGCGCCGCGTCGCGCCAGCGCAGCTGGGTCGGGTGACAGCCCTGCATCAGGTCCGGATAGCCCTTGCCGCCGAACATCGGCAGCACCTCCGAGATCAGCGTCGCCGGGTTGCGGATCGCCACGAAGAACTCCGTCCGGGCCGAGGGGAACAGCCGCGCCAGCGCCGCAGCCCGCATCCCGATCTGGGGATAGAGCCCGTCGCGCCCCACCGCCCGGCCCGGCGCGCCCATGAAGGTGGGGGTGGACATGACCACGCGCGACGGATCGTCGCTCTCCAGCATGGCGTCCAGCATGATCTGTTCCATTTCCGGGGTGGCGCTGCCGCCGTTCAGCGATTTCAGCGCCTCGTCGAACAGGCCGCGATGGCGGTTCGGGGTGACGATCTCGGTCCCGGCCTTCTGCAGGGCGGCGCGGTTGTTCAGCAGGGTCTTCAGCAGCCGGTCGCCATCGGTGCAATGCACCCCCAAGTGGAAAACCATCTGCACCGCTGTCCCCGCCTTCTTCTGCCGGCCGTTCTTCCGGCCCCCGTTCGGGCCGCAGCGCAGATTACCCGTCCGGCGTGGACAGTCAAACCGGTTTGGCCTATCGCCTAGGGCCATGACACAGACGGATGCCCCCGCCAGACCCCCCCTCTGCTTCTAGCCCCGCCGCTGGCCCCTCCGCGAGCCGCCTTGCGCCCGCCCGTCACGAGGATGCCCTGCGCCAAGGCGGCGGCCGGGGCTGGTCGGTCGCGGCGCTGCTGGTCGCGGGTCTGGTGCTGATGCCGGTCCTGTCGGTGCTGTGGCTGGCGATGAACCCCACGAACAACATCTGGCCGCATCTGATGTCCACCGTCATGCCGCGCTATTTCGGCAATACGGTGATGCTGGCCCTGGGCACGGGCCTGCTGGCGGCGGCGATGGGGACGGGGGCGGCCTGGCTGGTCAGCATGCATGATTTCCCCGGCCGCGGCGCGCTGCAATGGCTGCTGCTGCTGCCCTTGGCGGTGCCGGCCTATATCGGGGCCTATGCGCTGGCGGATTTCCTGGATTATTCGGGGCCGGTCCAGACGGCGCTGCGGGCCTGGTTCGGGTGGGAATCGGCCCGCGACTACTGGTTTCCCCGCATCCGGTCGCTGGAGGCGGCGATCGTCGTGCTGGCCGCCGCGCTCTATCCCTATGTCTATCTGCTGACCCGGGCGGCGCTGAACGAACAGTCGGGCAGCGCCTACGAGGTCGCGCGCGCCTTGGGCACCGGGCCTTGGGGCCTGTTCCGCCGCGTCGGCCTGCCGCTGGCCCGCCCGGCCATCGTCGCGGGATCGGCCATCGCCATGATGGAGGCCGTGGCCGATTACGGCGTGGTCAGCTATTTCGGGGTCCAGACGCTGAACACCGGCATCTTCACCACCTGGCTGGAGCGTCGCAATGCCGGCGGCGCGGCCCAGATCGCGGTGGCGATGCTGGGCATCATCGTCGTGCTGGCGCTGTGGGAACGCATCTCCCGCCGCAACGCCCGCTATCACCAGAGCGCGCGCCAGCCCCGCCCGATCCAGCGCAGCCGCCTGTCGGGCTGGCGGGCCTGGGGGGCGACGCTGGCCTGTCTGATGCCCTTCGCGATGGGCTTCGTGCTGCCGGTGGGGGTGATCCTGTCCTATGCGCTGGCCTATCCGCAGGGCTGGCTGACGCCGGGGCTGGGGCGGGCGGCGTGGAACACGGTCTGGCTGGGCGGGACGGCGGCGGTGGTGACGGTGCTGTTGGCGATGGTGATGGTCCATGGCACGCGCCTGTCGGGGCGCAGGCTGCCGCGCCTGCTGATGCCGGTCACCACGATCGGCTATGCCGCGCCGGGGGCGGTTCTGGCGGTGGGCCTGCTGATCCCGCTGGCGGCGCTGGACCACCGGGTGGCGGACGCGCTGCTGGCGCTGACCGGGTCGGATCCGGGGCTGCTGCTGACGGGGTCGGGGGCGGCGATCATCCTGGCCTATGTGGTGCGGTTCTTCGCGATCGGGCAGGGGGCGATCGACGCGGCCTTCACGCGGGTGCCGCCCTCGCTGCCGATGGCGGCGCGGTCCTTGGGGCGCGACAATGCGGGGGTGCTGCGCGTGGTCTATCTGCCGATGATGCGCGGATCGGTGGGGGCGGCGCTGCTGCTGATCTTCGTCGACAGCGTCAAGGAGCTGCCCGCCACCCTGCTGCTGCGCCCCTTCAACTTCGAGACCCTGGCCACCCGCACCCATGAACGCGCCAGCCTCGAGGATCTGGGCAATGCCGCCCCGGCCGCGCTTTTGGTGATGCTGGTGGGCCTTGCGGCGGTGGCGCTGCTGGCGCGCACGAACCTGGGCGGCGCGCAAGGCCGCTTGCACCCGCGCGCGGGTCGCGGTAACGAATCCGGGTCGCCGGCTTAGCTCAGTGGTAGAGCGTCTGATTTGTAATCAGGGGGTCGGGGGTTCAAATCCCTCAGCCGGCACCACCAATCCTGCAAAAAACTGAAAAGCCTCAGCTAAATGCAATCTTGGCCGAGGCGTAGAACATGGCGGCATACAAATCAGCACCCCACACATTCACAAAATATGGGGTCTTTTATTTCGTGCGACGGGTCCTAGCGGAACTTCAGAAGCACTATGAGCTACTCCCCGATCCTTGGACAGTTTTCCGGCTGATTTAAGCTATTGCCTGCGCCTGCTGATCTGTCTCGATGGTGTTGAAGTAGACCACGGCAGGCGGCTGCCCGCCATGGGCGGTGTGTGGTCTCCGATGATTATAGAAGGCAATCCATTGGCCGATGGCAGCCTTGGCCTGCGACCCCGTTTCCCATGCGTGAAGGTAGACGCATTCATACTTCAGGGACCGCCAGAGGCGCTCAATGAAGACGTTGTCGATGCAGCGACCTTTTCCGTCCATAGAGATCCGGGTGCCAGCGCGCTTCAGCCTGTCTGTCCAGGCAAAGGACGTGAACTGTGAACCCTGGTCGGTATTCATGATCCCCGGAGCGCCGAAGCGGTGGATGGCCTCATTCAACGCCTCGACGCAGACGTCAGCTTCCAGCGTGTTCGAGATGCGCCAAGTGACCTGCTGCCGGTTTCGTGGACACGAAGATAGGATCGTGACCAAGGAGACGGAGGTCGGACATGGTGAGACGGAGGTTCACGAAGGAGTTCAAGCTTGAGGCTGTGAAGCTGGTGACGGAGCGGGGCGTTGCGATGGCGCAGGCGGCCCGGGATCTGGATCTGGCTGAGAGCGTGCTGCGGCGTTGGATGCGGGAGGCCGCAGCGGCCCCTGTCACGGCGTTTCCCGACAATGGCCAGCAGCGTGCCGATCTGGCCGAGATCGCAGCCCTGAAGAAGGAGGTCGCTAAGCTTAAGGCGGAGCGTGACATCCTAAAAAAGCCGCAGCCTACTTCGCGAGGGAGTGAGGGCATGACTGCCATTGGTCCGAAGGCATGCCCGAACACATGAGGTTCGCCTTCATCGCGAAGCACCGGCACATCTGGCCGTTCAGCTGGCTATGCGAGGTTCTGGAGGCCTCGCTTTCGGGCTTTCATGCATGGCTGAACCGCCCTCTCGGCGATCGAGCGACCCTTGATGCGAAGCTCGTCACGGCCATCGACACGAGTTTCAAGGCCAGCGACCGGACCTATGGCGCTCGCCGGGTCTGGTGCGACGTCCTTGAAGAGGGCCTGATCTGCGGCCTGCACCGGATCGAGCGTCTGATGCGCCAGAATGCCTTCAAAGCGCGGCCAAAACGGCGTGACAAGCCTCAGGACGACGGCGCGCGCTCGGTCATCGCCGACATCGAGCCGGTGAACGGTTGCCCATCGCGGCGCCATCGGTTCAAGCCCGATGGGCGACGGTTCAAGTGAACCGGCGAGGCCTTGATCGGGATTTCGAAGCGGATCGTCCGAACCAGAAGTGGCTGGCCGATTTCACCTACATCCGGACCGCCCCGGGCTGGCTGTATGTCGCTGTTGTCCTGGACCTGTTCTCACGCCGCGTGGTCGGCTGGTCGACGAAGGCCGAGAGGGATGCCACGCTGGTCATGGATGCCCTAATGACGGCCGTCTGGCGCCGCGGCAAGGCGGACGCGCTGCTGCATCACTCGGACCAGGGGTCCCAATACACAAGCGAGCAGTTCCAGCGCCTACTGGCCGACAACGGCATCACCTGCTCCATGAGCCGGGCCGGGAACGTCTGAGACAATTCGGCCATGGAGAGCTTCTTTTCTTCGCTGAAAATCGAAAGGACCAACCGCAAGGTCTATCGCACCCGCGACGAGGCCCGCACCGACGTCTTCGACTACATTGAACGCTTCTACAGCCCGCGCAGGCGGCACTCGAAGCGCGGCTACGTCAGCCCCATGGAGTTCGAGGACCGCGCTATGCTAGCCTAACCCGCTGTCAACGAAACCGGCAGCAGCTCAGAACCTCGTCCAGAACAAGGCGGTAAGTCCCAAGGTTGTGCCCGTTAAAGGCGCACACGACTGGAATGAAGCGTCCGTGAAACGCCCGCTCTTCGTCCTTCATCAGGTCTCGTGCAAAGCTGGCGACATTGCAGATACCAGCTTGAAGCACAACCAGACCACCCTGTGAATTCCCACTGTCGGCAACTCAAAGTATAGGCGACTCCCTTGCGCCGGTCCGGCACTGGAAGAAATATGCAGCAGGATGGCGGTGAAGCCATTTTGGACGAACGACTGAGCCCTCGTTGGTTATGATTTAAACGCCCATAAATGCACGAGTAATGAGAACTTTGATGACAGGTTCAGCAGGACCTACGTCACGAATGCACCTGATATTCAGGCGATGGGGCTCCGGTTCTGCGGTTGTGTGTGAAGCGACCCGCCGGGCGTGTGCGGTGACGACACCGGGTCAGACGAAGCGGCTGACCCAGTTCTCCAGCCGCTCCTGCCGGCCGGAGCGGGGCTGGGGATCGAGGCCAACGCGTTCGACGCGTTCGGCGATGGTCTCCAGCGGCTCGCGGGTCAGCATGGCGCGGGCCGCGTCCCCGTCCCAGCCTTGATAGCGTTCGGCGCGCATCCGTTCCAGCCCGCCATCCTCCAGCATCGCGGCGGCGGCCTTCAGGCCGCGCGCGCAGATGTCGATGGCGCCTACATGGGACAGCACCAGGTCCTGGGGGTCCAGCGACTGGCGGCGCAGCCGGGCGTCGAAATTGGTGCCGCCTGTGGTGAACCCGCCCGCGCGCAGCACCTCGTAATAGGCCAGCGCGACCTCGGGGACGTTGTTGGGGAACTGGTCCGTGTCCCAGCCCGACTGATAGTCGTTGCGGTTCATGTCGATCGACCCCAACAGCCCGAGCGATCCCGCCAGCGCCAGTTCATGTTCGAAGCTGTGGCCCGCCAGGATCGCATGGCCCTGTTCGATGTTCAGCTTGACCTCGTTTTCAAGGCCAAAGCGCTTGAGGAATCCGTAGATCGTGCCGACGTCGAAATCATATTGGTGCTTGGCGGGCTCCTGGGGTTTGGGCTCGATCAGGATCGCGCCCTTGAAGCCGATCTTGTGCTTGTAATCGACGACCTTGGACAGAAAGGCGCCCGCCTGTTCCGCCTCGCGCCCCAGATCGGTGTTCAAGAGCGTCTCGTAGCCCTCGCGCCCGCCCCAGAGGACATAGTTCTGCCCGTCCAGCCGGTGTGTGACATCCATGCAGGCCTTCACCGATGCCGCGGCATAGGCGAAGATCTCCGGGTCGGGATTGGTCGCCGCACCCGCCATCCAACGGCGGTGGCTGAACATGTTGGCCGTCCCCCAGAGGAGCTTGGTGCCGGTCTGCTGCATCCGTTCGGCGAAGAGGTCGCAGATCTCGTCCAGGTTGCGGCGGCTTTCGGCGAAGCTCGCGCCTTCGGGGCGCACATCCGCGTCGTGGAAACAGAAGAACGGCACGTTCAGGATGCGGAACAGGTCGAAGGCCGCATCGGCCTTGGCGCGGGCGGCGGCCATGTCGTCGCCATACCAAGGCCGGTCGAAGGTGCGCCCGCCGAAAGGGTCGCCCCCCTCATAGGCCAGCGCATGCCAATAGGCGACGGCCAGGCGCAGGTGATCCTCCATGCGCTTGCCCAGGACGATCTCGTCGGGGTCGTAATGGCGATAGGCGAATTCGTTGCTGCTGTCGGGCCCCTCATGGCGGATCGGGGCGATGTCCTGGAAATAGCTCATGGGTCAGGTCCTCTGGAAGGTCGTGGCGACGGGGTCGGGCAGGCGCTGGCCCTCGGCGTCGAACAGGTGCAGCTGGCCGGGCTGGGGAGCGATGGGGATCACCTCGCCCGCGAGCAGGCGGTTGTCGCCGGTCAGGCGGATGGTCATGGGGCCGATGCCCTCGACATCGGCATGCACGATCGTGTCGGCGCCGAGCGTCTCGACGACCAGGGCGCGGGCCGGGCGGCCGCCCTCATGGATCAGCAGATGTTCGGGGCGGATGCCGGCGGTTTCCGCATGGGGCTGGCCGATGGCGGCGCCGGGGACCAGGTTCATCCGGGGCGATCCGATGAAGCCCGCGACGAAGGCCGTCTGCGGCCGGTCATAGAGATCCATCGGCGCGCCGACCTGTTCGATTCGGCCCGCATTCATCACCACGATCTGGTCGGCCAGGGTCATCGCCTCGACCTGGTCATGGGTGACATAGATCATCGTGGCGTCCAGCGACTGGTGCAGCTGCGCCAGCTTGACCCGCATCTGGGTGCGCAGCGCCGCGTCCAGGTTCGACAGCGGTTCGTCGAACAAAAACACCTTGGGCTGGCGCACGATGGACCGGCCGATGGCCACGCGCTGGCGCTGGCCGCCCGACAGCTGGGCGGGCTTGCGGTCCAGATAGGGTTCCAGCGCCAGGATGCGCGCGGCCTCGGTCACGCGGGCCTGGCGTTCGGCGGCGGGCATCCGGGCCAGGCGCAGACCGAAATCGATGTTCTGCGCGACGGTCATATGCGGATAGAGCGCATAGGACTGGAACACCATCGAGATGCCGCGCTTCGAGGGCTCGTCCAGCGTCACGTCCTGCCCGCCGATCATCACCGCGCCCGAGCTGGGTTCCTCGAGGCCCGAGATGATGCGCAGCAATGTCGATTTTCCGCAGCCCGAGGGGCCGACCAGCACGGTGAAGGACCCGTCGGGCACGGTCAGGTTCAGGTCCGGCAGGACCGTCAGCGCGCCGAAGGATTTGGTGATCTGTTCCAGCCGCACCTCAGCCATGGCTGACCTGCGGCCCGCCGTTCAGCGGCTGATAGGTGAAGTCGGTGAAATCCGCATGCCGCCCGCGCCCCGAGGTGTCATGCGCGCAGATGCCGATGAAGGCGCCGGTGAAGTTGCTGCCCGGCCCGTTGCCGGCCTCGT
Above is a genomic segment from Paracoccus aestuarii containing:
- a CDS encoding DUF2312 domain-containing protein, translating into MQDDQAYGVAADELRQFIEQFEQLEAEKKDISERQKEVMAEAKARGYDTKVMKKIVALRKRHRDDIAEEEAILDMYKAALGMA
- a CDS encoding ABC transporter permease → MPVLSVLWLAMNPTNNIWPHLMSTVMPRYFGNTVMLALGTGLLAAAMGTGAAWLVSMHDFPGRGALQWLLLLPLAVPAYIGAYALADFLDYSGPVQTALRAWFGWESARDYWFPRIRSLEAAIVVLAAALYPYVYLLTRAALNEQSGSAYEVARALGTGPWGLFRRVGLPLARPAIVAGSAIAMMEAVADYGVVSYFGVQTLNTGIFTTWLERRNAGGAAQIAVAMLGIIVVLALWERISRRNARYHQSARQPRPIQRSRLSGWRAWGATLACLMPFAMGFVLPVGVILSYALAYPQGWLTPGLGRAAWNTVWLGGTAAVVTVLLAMVMVHGTRLSGRRLPRLLMPVTTIGYAAPGAVLAVGLLIPLAALDHRVADALLALTGSDPGLLLTGSGAAIILAYVVRFFAIGQGAIDAAFTRVPPSLPMAARSLGRDNAGVLRVVYLPMMRGSVGAALLLIFVDSVKELPATLLLRPFNFETLATRTHERASLEDLGNAAPAALLVMLVGLAAVALLARTNLGGAQGRLHPRAGRGNESGSPA
- the xylA gene encoding xylose isomerase is translated as MSYFQDIAPIRHEGPDSSNEFAYRHYDPDEIVLGKRMEDHLRLAVAYWHALAYEGGDPFGGRTFDRPWYGDDMAAARAKADAAFDLFRILNVPFFCFHDADVRPEGASFAESRRNLDEICDLFAERMQQTGTKLLWGTANMFSHRRWMAGAATNPDPEIFAYAAASVKACMDVTHRLDGQNYVLWGGREGYETLLNTDLGREAEQAGAFLSKVVDYKHKIGFKGAILIEPKPQEPAKHQYDFDVGTIYGFLKRFGLENEVKLNIEQGHAILAGHSFEHELALAGSLGLLGSIDMNRNDYQSGWDTDQFPNNVPEVALAYYEVLRAGGFTTGGTNFDARLRRQSLDPQDLVLSHVGAIDICARGLKAAAAMLEDGGLERMRAERYQGWDGDAARAMLTREPLETIAERVERVGLDPQPRSGRQERLENWVSRFV
- a CDS encoding ABC transporter ATP-binding protein, which codes for MAEVRLEQITKSFGALTVLPDLNLTVPDGSFTVLVGPSGCGKSTLLRIISGLEEPSSGAVMIGGQDVTLDEPSKRGISMVFQSYALYPHMTVAQNIDFGLRLARMPAAERQARVTEAARILALEPYLDRKPAQLSGGQRQRVAIGRSIVRQPKVFLFDEPLSNLDAALRTQMRVKLAQLHQSLDATMIYVTHDQVEAMTLADQIVVMNAGRIEQVGAPMDLYDRPQTAFVAGFIGSPRMNLVPGAAIGQPHAETAGIRPEHLLIHEGGRPARALVVETLGADTIVHADVEGIGPMTIRLTGDNRLLAGEVIPIAPQPGQLHLFDAEGQRLPDPVATTFQRT